A stretch of the Actinotalea sp. JY-7876 genome encodes the following:
- a CDS encoding SDR family NAD(P)-dependent oxidoreductase, with the protein MSRILVTGSSDGIGLETVRQLLAAGHDVVGHARDAARARDLRAAQPGVSDVVVGDLASLAETRALAGAATAAGPFDVVIHNAGIGGGVSERTVTEDGLERILQVNVVAPYLLTALMPRPRRLVYLTSGLESQGRTHLDDLQFEARAWDGMQAYSDSKLLDVTLAFAVARLWPEVVVTAVDPGWIKTKLGGPGAWDEVDEGAATQVWLATSDDDAARVTGAYLKRHEVQVANPEARDTALQDGLLARLAALTGVELPR; encoded by the coding sequence GTGTCCCGCATCCTCGTCACCGGCTCGAGCGACGGCATCGGCCTGGAGACCGTCCGTCAGCTGCTCGCCGCCGGGCACGACGTCGTCGGCCACGCGCGCGACGCCGCGCGTGCGCGTGACCTGCGCGCCGCCCAGCCCGGGGTGAGCGACGTCGTCGTCGGGGACCTGGCCTCGCTCGCCGAGACGCGCGCCCTGGCCGGGGCGGCGACCGCCGCGGGCCCGTTCGACGTGGTGATCCACAACGCGGGCATCGGCGGCGGGGTCAGCGAGCGCACGGTGACCGAGGACGGCCTGGAGCGCATCCTCCAGGTCAACGTGGTCGCCCCGTACCTGCTCACCGCGCTGATGCCCCGTCCCCGCCGGCTCGTCTACCTGACCTCCGGCCTGGAGTCCCAGGGCCGCACGCACCTCGACGACCTGCAGTTCGAGGCGCGCGCGTGGGACGGGATGCAGGCGTACTCGGACTCCAAGCTGCTCGACGTCACGCTCGCGTTCGCCGTCGCGCGCCTGTGGCCCGAGGTGGTCGTCACCGCGGTCGACCCCGGCTGGATCAAGACGAAGCTGGGCGGCCCGGGCGCGTGGGACGAGGTGGACGAGGGCGCCGCGACGCAGGTCTGGCTCGCCACGTCGGACGACGACGCCGCGCGGGTGACCGGCGCGTACCTCAAGCGCCACGAGGTCCAGGTCGCGAACCCCGAGGCCCGCGACACCGCCCTCCAGGATGGCCTGCTCGCCCGGCTCGCCGCGCTCACCGGGGTCGAGCTCCCCCGCTGA
- a CDS encoding ABC transporter ATP-binding protein, with the protein MPALHLNAVVKTFGTGTARVDALKGVTLTIGAGELVAVMGPSGCGKSTLLNVMGLVVPASAGTVTVEGEEVTRSSDRSLARLRNRTFGYVRQDFALIDEDTIRQNVEVPLLYGGRRLRRKLRSQMCAESVGAAQLDVPLRRTVRTLSGGERQRVAIARALVGSPRIVLADEPTGALDSATSKAVIDLLVSVAERGSSVVIATHDEQVAARCGRIVQMHDGSLVDIGE; encoded by the coding sequence ATGCCAGCCCTGCACCTCAACGCGGTCGTCAAGACGTTCGGTACCGGAACGGCACGCGTTGACGCTCTCAAGGGAGTGACCTTGACCATTGGCGCGGGGGAGCTGGTGGCGGTCATGGGACCCTCCGGCTGTGGGAAGTCCACGCTCCTGAACGTCATGGGTCTGGTGGTCCCGGCGAGCGCGGGAACCGTCACGGTCGAGGGAGAGGAGGTCACCCGGAGCTCGGATCGCAGCCTCGCCCGGTTGCGGAACCGCACTTTCGGCTACGTGCGGCAGGACTTCGCCCTCATCGACGAGGACACGATCAGGCAGAACGTCGAGGTGCCGCTGCTATACGGCGGACGCCGCTTGCGACGCAAGCTCCGCAGCCAGATGTGCGCCGAGAGCGTGGGCGCGGCGCAGCTCGACGTGCCTCTGAGGCGCACGGTGCGGACCTTGTCGGGTGGTGAGCGTCAGCGGGTGGCGATTGCGCGCGCACTCGTCGGTTCCCCGCGCATCGTGCTCGCGGACGAGCCGACTGGTGCGCTCGACAGCGCCACGAGCAAAGCGGTCATTGACCTTCTCGTGTCGGTCGCAGAGCGGGGCAGCTCAGTCGTCATCGCGACGCACGACGAGCAGGTCGCTGCGCGTTGCGGCCGCATCGTGCAGATGCACGACGGCTCCCTGGTTGACATCGGTGAGTGA
- a CDS encoding BldC family transcriptional regulator translates to MSPQGSPSGTRNDAPDSLLTPSEVASMFRVDPKTVTRWAKAGKLSAIRTLGGHRRYSEAEVRGLLNGVPQPRTSED, encoded by the coding sequence ATGTCCCCTCAGGGATCCCCCTCCGGCACCCGCAATGACGCCCCGGACTCGCTCCTGACCCCCTCCGAGGTCGCGAGCATGTTCCGCGTCGACCCCAAGACGGTCACGCGCTGGGCGAAGGCGGGCAAGCTCTCCGCCATCCGCACGCTGGGCGGCCACCGCCGCTACAGCGAGGCCGAGGTCCGCGGGCTGCTCAACGGCGTGCCGCAGCCGCGCACCAGCGAGGACTGA
- a CDS encoding class I SAM-dependent DNA methyltransferase: MTTSSALLKRVDTGDFESLFIEELGWSNPDRRPLPVTLADGSTYTLTQVAGYKGMRVWACATLPDPAVQRAIDAVVGRDNHERLVIFTDGSEQHWRWPRRGRASVANASLLTHAHHVGDTNPHLTEKLHAITIGYDEDPSLVELMTRMRAAFDAEAETAAVRAARLMKELYTQLKGARLTEDAATLLLARLLFLLFADDTGMWKVKPDLFKSFLENHTTSATLHTNLHALFDVLNTADQDRHLPAGSPYAIFRYVNGGLFGELLALPALPAAFRDKLLEACNFDWATISPAVFGSMFQTVKQPEARRAGGEHYTTEQNILKTIGPLFLDELNDRLDRAMDDKAQLTRFINDLSKIRILDPACGCGNFLVVAYRELRALELRALIRRRDLDLLSGIHTGGINRSQMTLDVTEHVRVTLDHFFGIEIDEWPARIAGTAMLLVDHLANQNMEEEFGLAPDRLPIRLAPKIHLDNALRIDWQTVVPASADVVIVGNPPFSGDRLATSDQKGDLRRAWGRETLKHLDYVTGWYAKAAAYYGDLPGKWAFVSTNSVSQGEQVIELWQPLLRAGWRCRFAHRSFEWLTEAEGRGAKVHVSIVGFDRASTPAPQLWTYAPGGKGPGTVSGVAHINPYLLDAPDVLVRTHEKPLSPDLPEVMMGNMPRCKSLVVEAEDYTDVVADPIAAQYVRPYLGTDELVSGDARWCLWLPGVTQAEIDASPVLTARVTGSRNERLLSRAAETRKLAATPHLFAQRTQPPGPVLVIPGLAMEKRRFLTVGHFDGGVVTSNLVFCAADPDSFAFGVLSSSMFMAWMCAIGGRLKSDPRFSKTFNYNSFPLPRVSSAQRAAVVDGALAVQRARAQEPGLSLEELYEGGRLSAALEEAHAQLDSAVDAVFACTDRTDLGRQRLLLSRYAKMTAGLPV, encoded by the coding sequence GTGACCACCAGCTCGGCCCTGCTCAAGCGTGTCGACACCGGAGACTTCGAGAGCCTGTTCATCGAGGAGCTCGGCTGGTCCAACCCCGATCGGCGACCGCTGCCTGTGACCCTCGCCGACGGCTCGACCTACACCCTGACCCAGGTCGCCGGGTACAAAGGGATGCGCGTGTGGGCCTGCGCGACCCTGCCGGACCCCGCGGTCCAGAGGGCCATCGACGCCGTCGTCGGCAGGGACAACCACGAGCGGCTCGTGATCTTCACCGACGGATCCGAGCAGCACTGGCGCTGGCCGCGACGCGGCCGGGCCTCGGTCGCCAACGCGTCGCTGCTCACGCATGCGCACCACGTCGGGGACACCAACCCGCACCTGACCGAGAAGCTCCACGCGATCACCATCGGCTACGACGAGGACCCGAGCCTCGTCGAGCTCATGACACGGATGCGGGCCGCGTTCGACGCGGAGGCCGAGACGGCCGCCGTCCGGGCGGCGCGTCTGATGAAGGAGCTGTACACGCAGCTCAAGGGCGCTCGGCTCACCGAGGACGCCGCGACGCTGCTCCTGGCCAGACTGCTGTTCCTGCTGTTCGCCGACGACACCGGCATGTGGAAGGTCAAGCCGGACCTGTTCAAGTCCTTCCTCGAGAACCACACCACGAGCGCCACCCTCCACACCAACCTGCACGCGCTCTTCGACGTCCTCAACACCGCCGACCAGGACCGGCACCTTCCCGCCGGTTCGCCGTACGCAATCTTCCGCTACGTCAACGGCGGCCTGTTCGGTGAGCTCCTCGCGTTGCCCGCGCTCCCGGCGGCGTTCCGCGACAAGCTGCTCGAGGCTTGCAACTTCGACTGGGCGACGATCTCCCCGGCCGTGTTCGGGTCCATGTTCCAGACCGTCAAGCAGCCCGAAGCGCGCCGGGCCGGCGGCGAGCACTACACGACCGAGCAGAACATCCTCAAGACGATCGGCCCGTTGTTCCTGGACGAGCTGAACGACCGACTCGACCGCGCGATGGACGACAAGGCTCAGCTGACCAGGTTCATCAACGACCTCAGCAAGATCCGGATCCTGGACCCCGCGTGCGGCTGCGGGAACTTCCTCGTCGTCGCCTACCGCGAGCTTCGTGCCCTCGAGCTCCGCGCACTCATCCGGCGCCGCGACCTGGACCTGCTGTCCGGCATCCACACAGGTGGCATCAATCGCTCGCAGATGACCCTGGACGTCACCGAGCACGTGCGCGTGACGCTCGACCACTTCTTCGGGATCGAGATCGACGAGTGGCCCGCGCGCATCGCAGGGACCGCGATGCTGCTCGTGGACCACCTCGCGAACCAGAACATGGAGGAGGAGTTCGGTCTCGCGCCCGACCGGCTCCCGATCCGGCTCGCCCCGAAGATCCACCTCGACAACGCGCTGCGGATCGACTGGCAGACCGTCGTGCCCGCGAGCGCTGACGTCGTCATCGTCGGCAACCCTCCCTTCAGCGGTGACCGCCTGGCCACGAGCGACCAGAAGGGGGACCTGCGTCGCGCCTGGGGACGCGAGACCCTCAAGCACCTGGACTACGTCACCGGCTGGTACGCCAAGGCCGCCGCGTACTACGGCGATCTGCCGGGCAAGTGGGCGTTCGTCTCGACGAACAGCGTCTCCCAGGGCGAGCAGGTCATCGAGCTGTGGCAGCCACTGCTTCGCGCCGGGTGGCGCTGCCGCTTCGCGCACCGCTCCTTCGAGTGGCTCACCGAGGCCGAAGGGCGGGGCGCCAAGGTCCACGTGTCGATCGTCGGCTTCGACCGCGCGAGCACACCCGCACCGCAGCTGTGGACGTACGCACCGGGCGGCAAAGGCCCAGGGACCGTCTCAGGCGTCGCGCACATCAACCCGTACCTGCTGGACGCCCCCGACGTCCTGGTCCGAACTCACGAGAAGCCCCTGTCGCCCGACCTGCCCGAGGTGATGATGGGCAACATGCCTCGGTGCAAGAGCCTGGTCGTCGAGGCCGAGGACTACACGGACGTGGTGGCCGACCCGATCGCCGCCCAGTACGTGCGGCCCTACCTCGGGACGGACGAACTGGTCAGCGGGGACGCGCGGTGGTGCCTGTGGCTGCCTGGGGTCACGCAGGCCGAGATCGACGCGAGCCCCGTCCTGACCGCGCGAGTCACGGGCTCGAGGAACGAGCGGCTCCTGTCCAGGGCCGCCGAGACCCGCAAGCTCGCCGCAACCCCGCACCTGTTCGCCCAGCGCACCCAGCCTCCCGGCCCTGTCCTTGTGATCCCCGGACTGGCCATGGAGAAGCGGCGCTTCTTGACCGTCGGGCACTTCGACGGCGGCGTCGTCACCAGCAACCTGGTGTTCTGCGCCGCAGACCCCGACAGCTTCGCCTTCGGGGTCCTGTCGTCGTCGATGTTCATGGCCTGGATGTGCGCGATTGGGGGCCGCCTGAAGTCCGACCCGCGCTTCTCCAAGACGTTCAACTACAACTCCTTCCCCTTGCCGCGCGTCAGCTCGGCGCAGCGCGCAGCCGTCGTGGACGGCGCCCTGGCCGTCCAGCGCGCTCGTGCGCAGGAACCCGGGCTCTCCCTGGAGGAGCTGTACGAGGGCGGGCGCCTCTCTGCTGCGTTGGAGGAGGCGCATGCGCAGCTGGACTCGGCTGTCGATGCGGTGTTCGCCTGCACCGACCGCACCGACCTGGGGCGTCAGCGACTGCTGCTGAGTCGATACGCGAAGATGACCGCCGGCTTGCCGGTCTGA
- the adhE gene encoding bifunctional acetaldehyde-CoA/alcohol dehydrogenase, whose translation MASPIDALVAGATKALAQYASFTQADVDHIVKKASVAALNQHGELARHAVAETRRGVFEDKAVKNIFACEHVTNSMAELKTVGIVSRDDLHGIVEIAEPVGVVAGITPVTNPTSTAIFKALVALKTRNPIIFAFHPSAQESSVAAARVVRDAAVAAGAPEHCIQWVSEPSIAATHELMNHPGVALILATGGNAMVKAAYSCGKPALGVGAGNVPAYIEATAKLKRAVNDVVLSKAFDNGMVCASEQAVILDAEIYDAAMAEFDILHAYRATPAEKAMLERFIFGVEADSANCGGAKLNASVVGQSPQWIAQQAGFTVPEETSIILAEVGQVGPAEPLTREKLCPVLAVLRADSREHGIRLAEQMVEFDGLGHSAAIHTEDKELSEEFGSRVKAIRIIWNSPSSLGGIGDIYNAFIPSLTLGCGSYGANSVSNNVSAVNLVNIKRIGRRNNNLQWFKVPAKTYFEPNAIRYLADMPDVHRVTIVTDATMTKLGFVDKVLDVLGRRPEKIALQILDDIEPEPSIATVDRGAEAMRHFNPDTIIALGGGSPMDAAKVMWLRYEHPEIVFADMREKFFDVRKRAFKFPTLGERAKLVCIPTTSGTGAEVTPFAVITDQKTGVKYPLADYALTPTVAIIDPALTGKMPASLAADSGFDALTHATEAYVSVYANDFTDGMALQAIRLIFENLEASVTGGEAAVVAREKMHNAGTIAGMAFGNAFLGIVHSMAHTIGSTFHLVHGRTNATLLPHVIRYNGTVPTKLTSWPKYEHYVAPERFQEIAKTLGLPASTPAEGVESYARAVERLRDAVGIPSSFAAQGVSEQAFMSKLDDLAMRSYEDQCAPANPRMPMLADMKDLMTAAYYGTSLQDVRSRRTEAGTTEPSAQEEVRSEA comes from the coding sequence GTGGCGTCCCCGATCGACGCCCTCGTCGCCGGCGCCACCAAGGCGCTCGCGCAGTACGCGTCGTTCACCCAGGCCGACGTCGACCACATCGTGAAGAAGGCGTCGGTCGCCGCGCTGAACCAGCACGGCGAGCTCGCGCGCCACGCGGTCGCCGAGACCCGCCGCGGCGTGTTCGAGGACAAGGCCGTGAAGAACATCTTCGCGTGCGAGCACGTCACCAACTCGATGGCCGAGCTCAAGACGGTCGGCATCGTCTCGCGCGACGACCTCCACGGCATCGTGGAGATCGCCGAGCCCGTGGGCGTCGTCGCCGGCATCACGCCGGTGACCAACCCGACGTCGACGGCGATCTTCAAGGCGCTCGTGGCGCTGAAGACGCGCAACCCGATCATCTTCGCGTTCCACCCCTCCGCGCAGGAGTCCTCCGTCGCGGCGGCCCGCGTGGTGCGCGACGCCGCCGTCGCGGCCGGCGCCCCGGAGCACTGCATCCAGTGGGTCTCCGAGCCGTCGATCGCCGCGACCCACGAGCTCATGAACCACCCCGGCGTGGCGCTGATCCTCGCCACGGGCGGCAACGCGATGGTCAAGGCCGCGTACTCGTGCGGCAAGCCCGCGCTCGGCGTCGGCGCCGGCAACGTGCCCGCCTACATCGAGGCGACGGCCAAGCTCAAGCGCGCCGTCAACGACGTCGTGCTGTCCAAGGCGTTCGACAACGGCATGGTGTGCGCCTCGGAGCAGGCCGTCATCCTCGACGCGGAGATCTACGACGCCGCCATGGCCGAGTTCGACATCCTGCACGCCTACCGCGCCACGCCGGCCGAGAAGGCCATGCTCGAGCGCTTCATCTTCGGCGTCGAGGCGGACTCGGCCAACTGCGGCGGCGCCAAGCTCAACGCCTCCGTCGTCGGGCAGAGCCCGCAGTGGATCGCCCAGCAGGCCGGGTTCACGGTGCCCGAGGAGACCTCGATCATCCTGGCCGAGGTCGGTCAGGTCGGTCCCGCCGAGCCGCTCACGCGCGAGAAGCTCTGCCCGGTCCTGGCGGTCCTGCGCGCCGACTCGCGCGAGCACGGCATCCGCCTCGCCGAGCAGATGGTCGAGTTCGACGGTCTCGGGCACAGCGCCGCGATCCACACCGAGGACAAGGAGCTCTCGGAGGAGTTCGGCAGCCGCGTCAAGGCGATCCGCATCATCTGGAACTCGCCGTCGTCGCTCGGTGGCATCGGCGACATCTACAACGCGTTCATCCCGTCCCTCACGCTCGGCTGCGGCTCGTACGGCGCCAACTCCGTCTCGAACAACGTCTCGGCGGTCAACCTCGTGAACATCAAGCGGATCGGCCGTCGCAACAACAACCTGCAGTGGTTCAAGGTCCCGGCCAAGACGTACTTCGAGCCGAACGCCATCCGCTACCTGGCCGACATGCCGGACGTGCACCGCGTCACCATCGTGACCGACGCGACGATGACCAAGCTCGGGTTCGTGGACAAGGTCCTGGACGTGCTCGGTCGTCGCCCGGAGAAGATCGCGCTGCAGATCCTGGACGACATCGAGCCCGAGCCCAGCATCGCGACGGTCGACCGGGGCGCGGAGGCGATGCGCCACTTCAACCCGGACACGATCATCGCGCTCGGTGGCGGCTCCCCCATGGACGCCGCGAAGGTCATGTGGCTGCGCTACGAGCACCCGGAGATCGTGTTCGCGGACATGCGCGAGAAGTTCTTCGACGTCCGTAAGCGTGCCTTCAAGTTCCCGACGCTGGGCGAGCGCGCCAAGCTCGTCTGCATCCCGACGACGTCGGGCACGGGCGCGGAGGTGACGCCGTTCGCGGTGATCACGGACCAGAAGACGGGCGTCAAGTACCCGCTCGCGGACTACGCGCTCACGCCGACCGTCGCGATCATCGACCCCGCGCTCACGGGCAAGATGCCGGCCTCGCTCGCGGCCGACTCCGGCTTCGACGCGCTGACGCACGCGACGGAGGCGTACGTCTCGGTCTACGCGAACGACTTCACGGACGGCATGGCGCTGCAGGCGATCCGCCTGATCTTCGAGAACCTCGAGGCGTCCGTGACGGGCGGCGAGGCGGCGGTGGTCGCCCGGGAGAAGATGCACAACGCCGGCACGATCGCGGGCATGGCGTTCGGCAACGCCTTCCTGGGCATCGTGCACTCGATGGCGCACACCATCGGCTCCACCTTCCACCTCGTCCACGGCCGGACCAACGCGACGCTCCTGCCGCACGTGATCCGCTACAACGGCACGGTGCCGACCAAGCTCACGAGCTGGCCGAAGTACGAGCACTACGTCGCCCCGGAGCGGTTCCAGGAGATCGCCAAGACGCTGGGGCTGCCGGCCTCGACGCCGGCGGAGGGCGTGGAGTCCTACGCCCGGGCGGTCGAGCGGCTGCGCGACGCGGTCGGCATCCCCTCGTCGTTCGCGGCGCAGGGCGTGTCCGAGCAGGCGTTCATGAGCAAGCTGGACGACCTGGCGATGCGCTCCTACGAGGACCAGTGCGCGCCCGCGAACCCGCGGATGCCGATGCTGGCCGACATGAAGGACCTCATGACCGCGGCGTACTACGGGACGTCGCTGCAGGACGTGCGCTCACGGCGCACGGAGGCAGGCACGACGGAGCCCTCCGCCCAGGAGGAGGTGCGCTCCGAGGCCTGA
- a CDS encoding DUF3892 domain-containing protein: protein MPMNTYQVTHVSKDRNGDITEIGRKATATDNGWRLSTATSISRIEARTEGYYVLLPMRADIIVERGPYRKYLRTTADSTTKNNLDSLPLL from the coding sequence ATGCCGATGAACACCTACCAGGTGACGCACGTCAGCAAGGACCGCAACGGCGACATCACGGAGATCGGCCGGAAGGCCACCGCTACCGACAACGGGTGGCGGCTCTCCACGGCGACCTCCATTTCGAGGATCGAGGCCCGGACGGAGGGCTACTACGTCCTCCTGCCGATGCGTGCCGACATCATCGTCGAGCGGGGCCCCTACCGGAAGTACCTCCGGACGACCGCGGACTCCACGACCAAGAACAACCTGGACTCCCTGCCGCTGCTCTGA
- a CDS encoding transposase, protein MAVDARRDPATRVGALRRIADQLGINPETLRNWVTQAEVDAGDRPGTTTSDALRLAELERENRELRRANAILKSASAFFAAELDRPQR, encoded by the coding sequence ATGGCGGTCGACGCGCGTCGTGACCCGGCGACCCGGGTCGGGGCCCTGCGTCGGATAGCCGACCAGCTCGGGATCAACCCAGAGACGTTGCGGAACTGGGTGACCCAGGCCGAGGTCGATGCCGGTGACCGGCCCGGCACGACCACCAGCGACGCGCTGCGCCTGGCTGAGCTCGAGCGGGAGAACCGCGAGCTGCGTCGGGCCAACGCGATCCTGAAGAGCGCGTCGGCTTTCTTCGCGGCGGAGCTCGACCGCCCACAACGGTGA
- a CDS encoding EcsC family protein, with translation MLERGAVRSRRRPFVPPAPPAALAGSTPDHADRGLLAPAPPGRPTRRTGRTGHHGRRRSETSRDPYEQARWEKLNAHWAARDNARGLPNWLNDFTDAATQQAGKVVRAVGDALPEPVRDGIAKTGGFVLDRTLQPTAHAVIELLRLVDAWAVELTDPETVVAIAHKHGLNIDTFMALRTVELRDCERLLTRNTLKWRTTGALEGGAMGALALVPVAGIPLSIGLDVIVIQVLTTAIASRIAYSYGFDVQDPDERAFVDRLVARTFLKQAAKAKPVKDTARAAQATFGRQNWSAKLRGDHELVAALEKFMARWYQGGKVPVSLNRPGFHGGSQPTEDESHGSTEEVPRRAPRAGDQDGGRRAS, from the coding sequence ATGCTTGAACGCGGGGCAGTTCGATCGCGGAGACGGCCATTCGTTCCCCCAGCACCGCCAGCCGCCCTCGCCGGCTCAACCCCCGACCACGCCGATCGTGGTCTGCTCGCCCCCGCGCCACCCGGACGCCCCACGCGCCGCACGGGGCGAACCGGACACCATGGTCGGCGACGATCGGAGACATCCCGTGACCCCTACGAGCAGGCCCGCTGGGAGAAGCTGAACGCCCACTGGGCCGCACGCGACAACGCCCGCGGCCTGCCGAACTGGCTGAACGACTTCACCGACGCCGCCACCCAGCAGGCTGGGAAGGTCGTCCGCGCCGTCGGCGACGCACTGCCCGAGCCCGTACGCGACGGGATTGCCAAGACCGGGGGGTTTGTTCTGGACCGAACCCTGCAGCCGACCGCACACGCCGTGATCGAGTTGCTGCGCCTGGTCGACGCGTGGGCGGTCGAGCTCACCGACCCCGAGACCGTCGTCGCCATCGCGCACAAGCACGGCCTGAACATCGACACGTTCATGGCCCTGCGCACCGTCGAGCTGCGCGACTGCGAGCGGCTCCTGACCCGCAACACCCTCAAGTGGCGCACCACCGGCGCGCTCGAAGGCGGCGCGATGGGCGCCCTGGCCCTCGTGCCCGTCGCCGGCATACCCCTGTCCATCGGCCTCGACGTCATCGTTATCCAGGTCCTGACCACCGCGATCGCGTCCCGGATCGCTTACTCCTACGGGTTCGACGTACAAGACCCCGACGAGCGCGCGTTCGTCGACCGGCTCGTCGCGCGCACGTTCCTCAAGCAGGCGGCCAAGGCCAAGCCCGTCAAGGACACCGCCCGCGCCGCCCAGGCCACCTTCGGTCGCCAGAATTGGTCGGCGAAGCTGCGAGGCGACCACGAGCTCGTCGCCGCCCTGGAGAAGTTCATGGCCCGCTGGTACCAGGGCGGCAAGGTTCCCGTCTCCCTGAACCGCCCCGGCTTCCATGGAGGCTCTCAACCCACGGAGGATGAGAGTCATGGCAGCACCGAGGAAGTACCCCGACGAGCTCCGCGAGCGGGCGATCAGGATGGCGGTCGACGCGCGTCGTGA
- a CDS encoding Hsp20/alpha crystallin family protein: protein MAARLEPIDPTRWMDQLLGSVREAAQAPQTAAMPLDLYRAGDHYVLQVDLPGVDPGSVDVNVEDRTLTIRAERTAPTDADVQWLARERASGTYVRQLTVGRGLALDRVQAAYADGVLTLTIPVAEESRSRRIEVQHGSPATTIGGGRGAEASGGSAGS, encoded by the coding sequence ATGGCTGCTCGACTGGAACCGATCGACCCGACGCGCTGGATGGACCAGCTGCTGGGCTCCGTGCGCGAGGCGGCGCAGGCGCCGCAGACCGCCGCGATGCCGCTCGACCTCTACCGCGCGGGCGACCACTACGTGCTGCAGGTGGACCTGCCGGGCGTCGACCCGGGCTCGGTGGACGTCAACGTCGAGGACCGCACGCTCACCATCCGGGCCGAGCGCACGGCACCCACCGACGCGGACGTGCAGTGGCTCGCGCGGGAGCGGGCCTCGGGCACGTACGTCCGCCAGCTCACGGTGGGTCGCGGCCTCGCCCTCGACCGGGTGCAGGCCGCCTACGCCGACGGCGTCCTGACCCTGACCATCCCGGTGGCGGAGGAGTCGCGCTCGCGCCGGATCGAGGTCCAGCACGGCTCGCCCGCGACCACGATCGGCGGGGGGCGGGGCGCCGAGGCGTCGGGGGGCTCGGCGGGGAGCTGA